CCTTtccactctctgtctcttgtgtATAATATTCCTCACAGGGTCCAAGGTATGAGGGTACAACAGGAGCTAGGGCAGACACCAGAAGCTGCAGTGTGACAGCGATGAATGAGACCGGCCAGAGTAAAACTGAGTCTTTCTCAACACTCAGCTGGAGGACGGAGGACGTGCCTAGGGTACACGAAGCCCTGGGCTTGATTGCCAGCCAGGAAGAAAGACAAGACATGAAACCCACAGGCAAACCTTAAATCCAAACCATACTATCACTCATTTCACACAAATGGCTTTTGGTttcttggttttaatttttgttatggGAAGTAGCTACAAAAGTACTGCATAAGGGAAGGCTCTGTCTTAAGGCACAAAAGAACTCTAAGACCAAGGATTTGGAGAACTGGCCTCAAGGAAGGACAAGGCGGCTCAGGACAGGCTCTGTAGTGGCTACACCTAGCCCAGCTCTGGCCCCGGCCTCACTGCTCTCTCAGACTGGCTCCAAGAGTTCAGCCCTCTCCTGCTGCTGAGTACAGGAAAGAGATCCAAGCCTAGGATGCTGCCTGCTTTCTAGGTGTGCTACCAAGGTGGCCGCAGAGAACTCgagagagagaaccatgacaCTTCCTCAGCATTTGCTCCCACCTCCTGCTTCCCAGCCCTGGCTGTGGGACACCAGGCTCTTACCTTTTCAAACTAACAATGGAGGCATTCTGCCCTGCTTTGCTCAGAACTTCATTCCACTCTTCATCATCACCACGGATTATATATCTGTGAGAAGAAGGGGATATCAAAGCCTGTCATAAGAGAGActgcttaaaagaaaatatggaagtGACAAGATGCCCACCCCAGGAAACACCAGAGCTACACTGGCATGTAAGCTGCAGAGAGGGTGGCAGGCAGCCGGCCAGATATAGCCCCACTGGACATAGAGTCACACCCAGAGCGGAGGAAAAGTGGCCACCATAGGAAGGCAGTCTGCCACAGCCACCTTTACCTCCCCCTGCCATCACTGTCCCCACTCGGACCACAGCCCCTgccctgcctcggcctccctgCCCTGTaacctcttccttctttcagatAAAGCAGCCTGGACATCAAATAGAAACTAGCTGGGTGCCCTGAAATGGCTTCATGGCCACGCCCTCACCCCTTCTGCTCAACCATCATCAATGATCTGGTTGTGGACAAGTTCTTGGCCCCTATCCTAGAGTTACGGGGGAAAGGCCTTAAGCACCAGGACTGTCAGATCTGTCGATCTGGGGTGGGTGGAGAGGAACATCACAAGGAAAAACACAAGGAAGTTGTTCTGCTCAGCATCCCCTTCCTGGAGAGGCCTGGGAGTAACACAAACCCAAAGGGACAAGAACTCTGGGATCCGGGGAATGAGACAGATTGTGAGGTCTCAGCTGGTACTTCTCAAACGGTTTATGAGTCTGTGAGGTGTGTGGTAGGACACCTCTAGCAGACTGAAGGCTGTAGAGGCTGGGGAAGAACCAATTCCCTGAGGGCGGGAGGGGCTTACTGAGAGAGGTCCATGTCCTTCAGCTTCCCCACTTCCTTCTTGTGTTTCTCCTGGAATTCCTTTGCTGCTTCATCCTGTGGTGCACAGCCAGAGAGAGCCAGggtcagaggccagaagcagggaCAGGTGTCAACAAGGAGGCGACCTTCCTTCTGAGGTATGCGCAGAAGACTATGAGCTCTACCGCAGTTCTACAGTACGCACACCCATAACTGTGCATTTGGAAGAGCATCCGAAGGGTAACCAATGCTTGCACTAACAGTCGAGGTTCCCGCACTCGCACACTCAGCGGGAGGCACAGGGTGAGAGCCACACTGGCTTGGACCCCAGACTGCCACTAGTTAGGTTAGTTCCTTTACTtcttctgtatcccaggctgacctcaagttctCTAAACAGCAGCTCAAGCTGGCTGTGAGCTGAacaactctcctgcctctcatCCTGACGCTACAGGAAGGCTAGCCATGCACCAGCACCTCCATGCTGCTGGACAGCTCTGAAGCAGAGGGGTGATTGACATTTGCAGGCTAACAGTGACAAAGGAAAACAGGGCCGTACCAGGTCATCGCTCAGCGTCTTTATCGTAGGCTCCATGACCACATCCTTCACTGCCACCATCTGCTCCTCAATAGCCTTTTCCTGCACATCATTGAACAGCTACAAagacaacacaaagaaagaaaaggtgcagGAGCCGCAGGGTCTGTCACTCACTCTTCAGGAAGGCATTTCGTGTCTTAAAGAAAAGTATTCAAAGCAGTGCTCCGGACGTTAGGAACACGGCCGGTCACAGTAAGATCACAGAAACAGGCCGAGTACATACAAATCCCAACAGTGGGGTCCCCAGGAAGGAATTCAGTTCACTGACACTCGACCTTACCCACCtaccgtgtgtgtatgtgtgtgtggtgagtgtgtgtgtggtgtgcgtgtgtgtgtgtgtgtgtgtgtgtgtgtgtgtgtgtgtgtgtgtgtgtggtgtgtgtgtgtgtggtgtgtgtgtgtgtgtgtgcatggtgtgtgtgtgtgtgtggtgtgtgtgtgtgtgtgtgtgtgtgtggtgagtgtgtgtgtggtgagtatgtgtgtggtgtttgtgcgcatgtgtgtgtggtgtgtgtgtgtgtgtgtgtgtgtgtgtgtgtgtggtgagtgtgtgtgtgtgtggtgagtgtggtgtggtgtgcgtgtggtgtgtgtgtggtgtgcgtgtggtgtgtgtgtggtgtgtgtgtgtgtctgtgtggtgagtgtgtgtgtgtggtgagtgtgcgtgtggtgtgtgtgtgtggtgtgcgtgtgtgtggtgtgtgtgtgtggtgtgtgtgtgtggtgtgtgtgtgtggggtgtgtgtgtgtgtgtgtgtggtgtgcgtgtgtgtgtagatctGCAGCAAATACATTTACGTTTTAGTACTTATTGCAAACAAAGAGTGGATACATTATGTTACTGGAAAGAGACCAAAATCCTGTTCATGGACCAAGGTTACCTTCACGACTTTGCGGATGATCCGGTTGAAAAGCCCCATCAACTGGCCTGAGGGTAGCTCGATCTCCTTTTCCAGCTGATCCACAGACTTGTGCTGTAGGCCCATTCCCAGGAGAAGagcctggaggaagaggaaccagCTGGATTGGCCTCAAGACAGCCTGGCCTGTTAAAATAGCCCAGATTGGAACTGCCTCTTTTGATGAAGCAGAAATCAGAGAGCAGCAGTGGGTTGCTTtttggaattttttgtttgtttgtttgtttgtggcatCTTCTCTTCCGTCCTGTTACTAAGGCACCAGGAAGAAGTGCCTAAAATGCACTCTAGCTCACACTGTCCTGAAAAAATCCACTTCACAAAAAACCATATCCGGAGTCCAGGACAGCCCAGCCTTCTGCTAAGGCAGCAAGGTGGGGGAAGAGTGTGCGCTCAAAGTGTAGCAGTCTGCTTGCTAACAGTACAGCCACACATCGGCCTGCAGCCTCAGCTCTGCCAGGAAAGCTACTTCCAAGCACTCGCCTGAGGGCCCAGCACCAGCAGCTCCACTGTCCTCCCTTGTCCCCCATGGAGTCCCAGGTGACCTACCGACTGGGCGGCTGACAACGCCAGGTCCCCTAGCTGGTTGAGGAAGTACAGGCGGGAAATGGCTGGGATAAGGTCCATGATGAGGTGATAATCGACCATGTTCCGAGAGTACATCTCCAGCCGCTTCAGGTCATAGGGGAGGAAAAGGGCCTCCAGATGCTCCCGGCCTAGGACTGCACATGCAACAAGAAGCCCACCAGTCAGGGCCGTCTGCAGCCCTTACAGGATAGTGCTCAGCACACAAAGCCATCCAGGAAGGGGCTGGgtgggtggctcagcagttaagtgcacttgttgctcttgcagaaaacctgagCCCACATGTGGTAATTCATAATCAACAAtaataactccacttccagggaatctgatgccctctgacctccacaggcttcAGGCATATATGTGgtacaaatgcatacatgcaggcaaaacaagtCTACGCATAAGTGTCTATATAAATGTGTTAAGATACCTTGCCACCAAAAACATAATCCCAGGCTGGCAGTCCAGACAGCCACCAATATGCTGGACCAGAGAAGGACCCTTGTGCCCTAACATTCCAAGGACACATCTCCACCCTTCCCCATTTGTCACTCTTCCTCCAGGGTCATCTTAACAGAAGTGTGTGCTCTGCCCAGCTCAAAGAACCCAGATTGTCCCATCAAAATATAACGTAAGTAAATATACACATAGGAACGTGTACATaggcacagatatacatataaaatatatataaatgcaacttttatataactatatatagttatatagctCTTCTACACACTAGTCACAGATGGCCAATGACTTATAGAGAGCCCCAGGGACTGAGCTAGCCCCCCTCAGAGCCCAGGTTTCAATCAGGTTCCATAGCCAACCACTGTAGGAACTTCTCTTACACCTGAAATCCAAGACAGCCTGGGCAGGAAAGAGGCTTGGGGAACAGGAGGCAGCGCTGAGACCGAGGACTAGAGCAGCCCTCAGCTCCTGGGGTGACAGCTCACCTGGTGGGGCTGACTTCGCTATGTTCCTGTTCTGAATGATGTTCAgagacagggcaggagagaaggtgCTGAACTGGTAAGACAGCAGGGCCAGGAACCGTCTTCGGAAATCTGCAGGGCATAGCGAGGCAGTTAGCAGTCTGCAGGTGCCCTAGCCTGTCACCTCACTGTCCCCACTCCACTCCTCTGGTGTTTACCGGTCCAAAATGCTGCCAGCCAAGCTCCCCGCTCCGCCTCATCCTCATCGGCCAGTGTCTTCAGCATAATGCAGGAGTGCTCTCCAGTCAGGTCGTTCTAGGGACACAGTTACTGCTTGCCAccaacttccttccttctcagagcTCCCCTGGTACTCCAGGGCAACTGCACAGAGAAGGGTGTGGTGCTCCCAGCCTGGCCCCCTGGGCTGACACAGCGGCCGCTAAGAGGCCATGGGAATGGAACAGGCCCAGCAGGCCTTCAGGTCAGGCCTGACTTCTGCTCCGCACCCACTCCTTTCAAGGAGACTCTGAAGTCAGGGCCACGAACGAAGGCTTCAACCCCTCATCCTGTCAGTGAACTTTTGGTCCTGATAAAGCAGAAACTTCCCAGCAAACTCAGAGACTCCCAGCTGACAGCCAGTAAGTTATGCATGCTTTGTGTAAGAgacagtcttactgtgtagcctggctggcctcagactcttgaTGCTTTACACTTCACTAGGAGTTGGCATAGTGGAAGGCCACAGTTTTGGGCTTTTTACTACATAAGTTCTCAGGACTGCATGGCAGCACCTAAGGGCACTAGCAGGTCAGAGCAAGCAGATCAAGGGACAAGAACATAGGACACCTATGGCCTATTTCTCCTCCAGCAACTGCTGAGCTTATCTGTCTATCTGGACAAGTCTGCTGACAGGCACAGGCCCATCTcctgctccctgcctgcctgctgcaacCAAGTCTCCAGCAGTCATGTCAGACTTCACGTGGACATTCACCACCAAACTCGAATACTGTATTTGCATTCTCCAAAAGACACATGTCCTTGCCCCCTTCAGCACTGTGGGCCTCAAAAAGAGAAGCAACTGGACATCTTCACTACCTCATTGCTGCACTCACACTGACTGTTACCTTCCTGGAGGCTAGCAAACCTCCAAATCCTGGGTTTCAGCCTGACCTCCCTCCACAAGGCCTGCACCCCTGCAGTCAGCCCTCTGCCTGTGCTCCCTGTAAATAACTCTGCTCCCTTCCGCTCTGGGAAAGAACATCTACTCATTCATGCCTCTCCACCTGTACCAAGCCCTACTCCATTCAGAACACCAGTACTGGCAAATCCAGTAGCCACCTGTCCTCCTGCTTTGTGTGATGTCAGCAGCTTCCAAGTATGCATCCATTCATCGAGTGCATACTACATGGAGATGACATCATCGAGTACATACTACATGGAGATGACATCATCGAGTGCATACTACATGGAGATGACATCATCGAGTACATACTACATGGAGATGGTAAGTGCTGCAGAACAGGCATGAATGTCTACAGTAGTCGTGCGGAGTACCCAGGGTGATCAATCACTAGCCTCTTAGGGTCCTGTTTGAAAACCACCAAGAAACCTCTCCTAGGTTTTGTTGTGGGGTGTATTAGACAGCTTGAAAGTTCCGTTTAAGAATGAGAATGctggtctggagaggtggctcagaggttaagagcactgtttcctcttccagaggtcctgagttcaattcccaccaaccacatggtggcttacaaccgtctgtaatgagatctgatgccctcttctggcctgcaggcagacatgcagGTAGAAAACtacatacataataaacaaaagatGAGAATGCCTCCTCTCCAGCTTCATCTATTTCTATCCTCAACTACCTTCTTCAGTTCTGGTCCCTTCCAGACGTCTGCTTCAGATCTAAGCTGCAGGCCAAGCCGGTACGCTACAATTGCCACCATGAGGAGTACCAGTAGCGTCCACTGCTTGCTGTTCTACCCGTTAGAAAACAAGTCTCAGGCTTCCCCATACTCTGGCTCCTTCCCCACAGGCACTAAATGCATTCCAGGAATTCACCGCTGTTTCTCACCCTCCCATAATCTGCTGCCCATCTCTGTCCTTCAGAAACCAATAACACTCAGTTCTGTTTTACAGACTTAGGGAAACTGCAGCCATCAGGAGTGAATCCACAACATAACAAATCCGTCCACGTGTCCCCTGCCACGTTAAAATGAAGCACAAGGCCAAGAATGCACAGACCCACCAAGTGTCATGAAGGAATCATTTTGTTCCAACCTGCCTCTGAAGAGGACAGCTGTTTGTCCATCAGAGTGATACCTTGACAGATACAGGAACACCTGCCCAGGGCACAGCCAGGAGGAGCCAAGGCTCTGTGCCAACTGCAAACAAACCCATCCCCTCCTGTACCCAAGCCTCACTTACTGGGGTCTGTCTCAAATAGACAGGAACAAATCCAGCTCGTTTCCAGAACCtacaaaagggggaggggggaggtcaCCTTTTATGCCTCCTGGAAGCAGCTGAGAAATAAagggagaaggggcaggaggagcacAAGGCAGCTGCAAAGGGAGACACCGCCCACAGAACTGTCCTCTTCCACTGCCATGGGCTGGTGCCACAGGACAGGCAGGTACTCACTTGAGGAGCCTGGGGGTCAGCCCATAGGAAACCCCCAGATAATCTAGGCGCTCTGCAGGCCTCTCATTCAACTTGAGGAGTAAGGGAGGCAGATCCTTCCGGGGAGTGATAACTTCTTCCAACAAGCTGACGGCCTAGGAAGAAGACATTATTCCCTTAGCAACACAAGAGGTTAGTGGTGGTCTCAAGCCATCCCGTACACCACACAACAAAACAGACTTCTTCTGTGTCCCTGTGGTTTTCAAATAGGACCCAAGAGTCAAGAGATCACCACAGGCACAGCCTAAGCACATACACCAAGTTCCCAAGACTGAATGCAGGGAAGGCCACCAGTCTAGCAATGCATAATATACTTTAGAAGGGACAGAGGTAGGGTTCCGAAAACACAGCATGGAAATGTGGTTGTCATCTGGCACCCCTGTGACCTTGGAGAGTAACCCTCCTGAGTCTGACGTTAGTCAAAGCCCACAGGCATGAGCATCCTATGCAAAGCACCGAGCACGTGCATGTGAAGGCCAATCACCAGTGCAGGCAGCCTCAAACAAGGCAAAATGGGAGGGCTGCAGTGTGGCCTAATGCCAACAGAGGCTGGTGGGGAGCACGCTTTCCAGCCTGCAGGCCGGCAGGCACGCTTTCTCCCAGAGCTGCTGCTTTGCAGCAGGTATTGGCGATAGGCTGAGTCTCTACAGTGTTAAGCTGGAGAAAGTGGCTGGCTGCCCATGTGAGAAGAACCCCGAGAACCATCCTCTCAGACCCAGGACCTAGCCTTTGTCAGATCACTGTTACCTCACTGCTCACGGTGTGGATTTCTTGTGGTGTCTCCAAGACCTTTTCCTCCAGACACGGGAACCTGCCTTCGTAGTACATCTGCAGCAGCTGCAGTGCTCGGCTGCCGTAGCCCATCTATGAGCACACAAGAACACAGCAGAGGGAAGCCACTCTCAGTCTGCTTAAGCTACGTCTGTCTTGCTTCTCAAGCACTGACTCCTGGTCAAGCTGCATTTGGAAAACAGCTATCGATAAAACCGAATGCTGTCAAAGCTGGTTCTGGCGCCAAACACAGAGGGCTCAGTCCTTAGGTTAGCTTAGCCCTCCCACCACAACCCACCTACAACCTGGGTCTAAGGACAGCTGGCTGTGCCACTGCCAGAAAGGGACGCTTCTACAGCTGACTCCTCAATGTGGCTTTCGAAGCAACAGAAGGCAATTAGAGGAAAACAATCTGGTTCAACAAGTCCTATGTTCTAACAGAGGAAAAGAGTATACACCCACAACCTtgtccacctgcccacccacaaGCGCTGGCTACATTCTCCAGAGCAGAGTACACCTGAAATGTCACCAGTGCATCCAGCTGTCTATTCAGACAGACACCCCTGCCCTACGGGCTGCCCAGAGGCAGCACACAagcttgaagaggagagaggacgTATTTACCCCTTGGTAATCTGGATGTACAGCAATTCGAACAACCCGTCCACCAGAAAGGCCTCCAAAGTCTGGATCCTGAAACTGTGGGAGACAGAAGCCAGTGACTTAGCAATACAAACGACCTCTGACAGTCAGACATTTCGGGCAGCCCCTCCCTTACCTGTTCTGACACAGTCCATGGAAGCAGGTCCCCAGAAGCCTTTTTGCCTCTAGACAGGCTATTCAAAATGGACTGACGAGAAAGCTCTCCTTCAAGGCACACCTAGGGGAAACCAAGGCAAGGAAAGCATCACCTTCTCCAGATCCCAAGTATTAACATCTGAGACAGATCCCCCAAACCAATAGTTTTCTAAGTATCATTTCTTATCCTGGGTTCAGGCCCCACAGACTACAAGAGATCTCATTAGTGTGTGGCAAGTTACTAACTTACTGATACCCTCCAGCCCCAAGACCAAAAGACAGAGAGTACAAGAGGGTTTCCATGGAGGTACTGGGGATTCTGTGTCTCTCCCATGGGATCTTCATCTTCCCAAGGCAACCTACAGGCTGAGCACCAActccccctaacacacacacacacacgcacacacacacacaaagtatgcCAGGTGATGAACATTTTCTCCATGCAGCCTTTAAGTTTACACAACTCATGTGTGCAATAAAGGGAAATAAACCTGCTGTCTGTTATCTATCTTTCTGTCCAGTGCACACCATCACCTGCTTCAACTGACCCACCCACCTAGAACCAAGTCAGGACCCAACAGCTTCCCTGGCCACACTAATGCCCGACAGTTTCCCAAACCAATGGCACACCATGCTTCTCTGCTCTGTACCTGGACAACTGCAAGCACTTCGGGCAGGGCATTCTGGGTAGGGGGCACAGgtggcagaaggcagaagaggtggTGAGCAGGCGCATCCGAGAGCATCTGCAGATCGTTGGGAGAGTTCTGTGGGGCACACACATGGGTCAGTGGGATGCACTCCTGCGGTCTTTCACTCCCAGGCCTGACTGGGGATTGATGGTGACTGCAGCTCTGCCTTTTCCAAAGCCAAGCGAGACTGACACCTAGCAAAGTGcttttcatcactgtgacaagGTGACTCTTCACGATGGCTGCAGTGAGATTGTGCCTCCAACACCTACTGTCTTGTCTTCTCGGCTCAACACTGAGGTCATGGAGCAGAAGTTATTTCACACTATTTACTTCACAACTGAGAAATGAGCTTTCTCCAGAGACAAAGCTGACTGCTACTTCAGGAACACATACCACCATAATGAACACCCACTCTTCAGCCTCCCATCCAGGGCTCATGAACATGCTACATGCTAGACACCCAGGAAGCAGCTGTCTCAGCCTGCCACTACCTCTGGGCTCCACTATACTAAGCTCTCCTTAGCTCAGCAACACAAGCTATCCTTTGAGATGGGCGACACTGCCCTACCCTGTCAGCGAGTCGGAACCACAGGAGCTATGATGGGAACTGTGACCCCCGATAAGATGGCTGGACCCTGCCAACTTCAACACATTCACGTCCCGATGGAATGGCCACCTGGAGCCCTGAGTAGCAGGAGGTGTGGGAAGATGTGAAGGAAGTCAGAGCGAGTTAGTTACCTTGTAATGCGAAGCCACATAGAGAGCCATGAGCCTCTGGAGAAAAACCTCAGAGGCCTTGTGGTAGCAAAAGAGGGTATCTCTGTTAACATAGTAGCTGGTCTGGAGTTAAGCAACGAAAATAAACCACAGggactcaaaagaagaaacactgaaaaaaatgCAGATTTCCCGAAGCTTAGGAATAGAAGTCAGGGGCCTAAGCAGAAACTATAGTGGAGAAACctgagaaacaaaatcaaaagttcctcaaaaaatcaaccccaaaaaaccaaacaaacaaacaaaacaccaacaaaaacttCTTTTAGAGGCAAAAtcttgccaggtggtggtggatGCTTTttatcccaacacttggaggcagaagcaatcagatcgctgtgagttcgaggccagcctgttctacagggtgaggtccaggacagccagggctacacagagaaaccctgtctcaaattaaaaagGTGGGGATTTCATTGCTCACTGTTTTACTTGCGCTGGACCTAAATTGTGGGTTCAcagtgtcctcctgcctcagcctcctaaatcaGGGCGAGGACTGCAGGTATATGCCACTGTACCCATCCCAAACCCTTTCTCTAACCGTTTCAGCCCCCCCAAAGAGCCAGTGAGACATAGAGGATACAGCTCACAGGCCTCAGGCAAGGGGCAGCCGGAAACGATGCGGGTGATGTTGAGGCAATCCAGGCACAGCAGGTCATTCAGCCACTTCTCCACTGCATCCCCAGGGGCGTACCGGATTGACTCTTGGAGGGAAACCTCATGCAATGTCCGAGCTGTCGACCAGAACACATATAATTAGAAACGATTACTCAACACACAGCATCTAACCACAATAAAAACACTGCGCTTTATCTGAGACACGATGTCCAGATATCCATGGCTCAAGAACATCATGTGGATGATGTAAGGTGTTTTGGGTTAGGTATTTACCAACAAGTCAACATACCCTACCCATGCTTTAGAGTGGGAACCAAAAGGGCCCCAGGGATCCAAAGACCATTGGCCACTGGACTACAGGTTCTCTCAGGAGAGTTGTCACCTCCTAGGACTCTCAGACAGCCTCAAGTTTTAGTGCTGCCATGAGGTCCTAGGACAGCACGGTCAGGCCTGCTAGGTACCTGAGGCCAATCTGGCTGTCGTCGTGGTCTTGTTCTCAGCAGTGGTGCTGACCTGGCTCTGGGCACTCTGCTGACGGAGTTGCTGGATGAGTTTGAGGGACAGTGACCGGCCAGTGCCCTCGTAGCTAGGCGAAAAGACAAAGGCAGTCAGACATGGTCCCCAATCTACTCTCCAAGACAGCCTCTCTCATCCGAACTTCCAGCACGGCACACAATGTCCCAAGGAATCGCCCTAGGAGATGAACCAAGATGCGATTGGCTGGAAAGCACTGAGGCTCAGATTCCAGCCTGGTGTGACTTTAGTGGCTGTGGGTGGAGAACTTGCACTCTTTAAGCCTCATCCCCAAAGGGCTGTCCCACACACTTCATAGAACTGTGATCTGAAAATATGGCCTGAAATATGGTATCGACAAAGCATTTAGCCAGTGAGACTGAAGCAATGCCACCAGTCTAATGGTCGGAGCTAATAGGACTTGGAGACATGAACAGAAACTTTTTCCCATGTgggaaatcaaaatcaaacaaattcACCACTCAAGTGATTTTTCTATtaggtttatttgcttttatttcacaTGTATCAGTATTTCacttacatgtatacacatgtgtaccactgcatatctggtgcccactgaagagggcattagatcctctgAAAACGGAATTACAAATAGTTTTGAGCAACCACGTGGATGGTGGGAATGGGAATGAGTCCTCTGTAAGGGAGGCCAGTACTCTcacccactgggccacctctccaatGTGCCGCCAAGTGATTCTTAGGTGAGAGTAACTGCTTAGGTGAGGTAGGGCTGGGCAGATATGTAATGGGTAAGCTGCCTGCCAGGAGAACCTAAGGACTGAGGCTGGATGCCCAGAGCTCACGTAAAGGCAGGCTTGGGCGTATGTGTCCAGAATTCCATGCTTGTACAAgataggaggcaaaggcagaaaatCCTTAGAAGCTTAAGGGGCAGCTAGCCTGGTATACAGCAAACAAGAGACCAtctcaaacaaggcagaaggcTAGACTAATACCTGAGGCGGTACTCTGACCTAGTTTACAGCTGTTcatgcctgcacatacacacacgcacccacagattaaagaataatagTGGCTGTAGAGAcagctcagagattaagaacatttgttgatcttgcagaggacctgggttcagttctcagtacccacatgatggctcacaaccatctgtaactccagttccaggcgatctgacaccatcttctgacctctgaggaaggcactaggcacacatatgatgcatagacatacatgcactcacacatgcaagataaaatcaat
The DNA window shown above is from Rattus rattus isolate New Zealand chromosome 5, Rrattus_CSIRO_v1, whole genome shotgun sequence and carries:
- the Nat10 gene encoding RNA cytidine acetyltransferase — translated: MHRKKVDNRIRILIENGVSERQRSLFVVVGDRGKDQVVILHHMLSKATVKARPSVLWCYKKELGFSSHRKKRMRQLQKKIKSGTLNIKQDDPFELFVAATNIRYCYYNETHKILGNTFGMCVLQDFEALTPNLLARTVETVEGGGLVVILLRTMNSLKQLYTMTMDVHSRYRTEAHQDVVGRFNERFILSLASCKKCLVIDDQLNILPISSHVASIEALPPQAPDENLSPAALELQELKESLQDTQPVGVLVDCCKTLDQAKAVLKFVEGISEKTLRSTVALTAARGRGKSAALGLAIAGAVAFGYSNIFVTSPSPDNLHTLFEFVFKGFDALQYQEHLDYEIVQSLNPEFNKAVIRVNVFREHRQTIQYIHPADAVKLGQAELVVIDEAAAIPLPLVKSLLGPYLVFMASTINGYEGTGRSLSLKLIQQLRQQSAQSQVSTTAENKTTTTARLASARTLHEVSLQESIRYAPGDAVEKWLNDLLCLDCLNITRIVSGCPLPEACELYYVNRDTLFCYHKASEVFLQRLMALYVASHYKNSPNDLQMLSDAPAHHLFCLLPPVPPTQNALPEVLAVVQVCLEGELSRQSILNSLSRGKKASGDLLPWTVSEQFQDPDFGGLSGGRVVRIAVHPDYQGMGYGSRALQLLQMYYEGRFPCLEEKVLETPQEIHTVSSEAVSLLEEVITPRKDLPPLLLKLNERPAERLDYLGVSYGLTPRLLKFWKRAGFVPVYLRQTPNDLTGEHSCIMLKTLADEDEAERGAWLAAFWTDFRRRFLALLSYQFSTFSPALSLNIIQNRNIAKSAPPVLGREHLEALFLPYDLKRLEMYSRNMVDYHLIMDLIPAISRLYFLNQLGDLALSAAQSALLLGMGLQHKSVDQLEKEIELPSGQLMGLFNRIIRKVVKLFNDVQEKAIEEQMVAVKDVVMEPTIKTLSDDLDEAAKEFQEKHKKEVGKLKDMDLSQYIIRGDDEEWNEVLSKAGQNASIVSLKSDKKRKLETKQEPKQSKKLKKSGNNRKDTKLKRKK